One Archangium violaceum genomic window, GCCGACTGCTCGGCCTTCACGCCCGAAACGAGCCGAAGCGCGCGTCTGGATACCTCGGGTGGCAGTACGTCAGGAGGATCGAGCGGATGGTGGCCCGCGATCATCTCCAGCAGCACGAGCCCGAGCGAGAAGATGTCCGCGCGGCTGTCGATCCCCTTGGGCGAGAGAAGACCGGCCCGGCCCTTCTCGGAGACGGAGCGAATGATCTCCGGGGCCGCGTAGGCGAAGTTTCCTCGGAGCACTCGCGGCGGAGTGGGAACGCGGCCGAGAAGCTCGGAGAAGGCCGCGCCGAAGTGGGTGAGCTTCACCCGACCGTTGCGTCCGAGGCGAATGCTCATGGGACTCACGGCCCGGTGAACGATGTGAAGCTCGCGCCCTCTGTCGTCCTCGCACTGGTGGGCGTAGTCGAGAGCGTTGGCCACCTCGGCGGCGATGAAGGCGGCGAGGGCAGGCGAGAGCTTCCGCTCCAGCAGCAGCCCGGAGCCGATGATCGTGGCCAGGAACGCTCCTGGCGAGTGTTCCATCACCACGAAAGGGGCCCCCTGATACTCGGCGAGCCGGAGAACGCGGCCGAGCCTCGGGTGATGCAGGTACTCGGCGAGCTGAACTTCCTCGATTGCTCGGGTCCGGCCCTCGCGCCCCTCCGGAACTTCTACCTGCTTCAGGACGACGAGCCTCCGGCGAGCCTTCTCCTTCAAGGGCCTGCACCACGAGAGAAACAGGGTGTCGTAGTCCACGTGTTCGAGGAGGGTACGAAACACCTCGTAACGGAAGCCTCCTGACTCGAAGGTGAAGCGCCCCGTGTCCGTGGGCGGGTTGCCGGTTCCGATCATGTGGTTTCCCGTGCGCTGCGGATCGCCTGAGAGGAGTGCGAGTCCCCATTGGTTATTTCCAACGTGCTCCGACACGTACCATGGAAGGGCGGAGAAATGGAAGGCACCTTACCAGGTAGGTCATCACCTCCGGGCATCCGGCAGGAGTAGGCTTGAGCCGCGGAAGGGACAACCAGGTGCGGATGCACCTACGGGGAGGAGAGCCGACCCAAGCCCCGGCCCTTATGGAACCGGCCCCTGTCGAGAAACGAGCAGGACGGGCTGCGGCTCATGGAACAGGAAGTCACCGAGCCCAACCTCTTCCTCCGCCAGGGCGGGCCACGCGCGATGGAGCGTCTGGTGGAGGCCATCGTCCATCAGGTGCGAGGCAGATAGCACCGCTTACGTCGTCGGCTGACCAAAGGTTGGCGCTACCCGAACGGTTGACGCGCCAGTGGGAAGGGGCACCTGCTGGTCTGGATCGCCTCGCAGGCCCTGAGTTACACTCTGTCACCATCCGTTGAACTGCCAGTCAACAATCAGGGACTTGCCTGTTTCGAAGCAAGTCGAAGGGCGTGAACCCATGATGAGGTTACTCGCCATAGTTCAGACGCCCCAAGGATCGAAGAGCAAGCGATTCGTTGATGTGGTGGGCGTGGAACCGTCGACAGGGAGTGTCGAGGAAATGCATCAGGTGGGTCGCCAAACGAAGGACGGTCAGCCCGTGGCTCGTGAAAGAAAAGCCTTGGATGATATCCAGAAAGCAACGGGGGAGCGTCCAGAGTTCCACCCATACAAAGATGAATAGCCGACTCACATGGGACACCAGATCAGGTTTTTTCTGACTCCTGCGGACCTTCAAATCCTCGAGCAGCGGCTGAAGGCACACTGTCCGGTGGTTTATCTGGACTACAGGTCGGAACAGCCTGTTCCGAGATTGCTCTCCACGCTCGCTGTGGCCGAGTTCGGCAAGACGTGGCTGCCGATGCTCCTGGTGCCGCCAGAATCATTGGAGGCGCTCAGCTTCGAGAATGTGATGCAACAGGGCTACTGGACCGTGGATCTGTTGCGGTCACCCGCTATCGAGTTGAGCCGCTGTTTCTACGACGGGAAGATCCTTCGTGTTGGACGCCTGTTCTATGATCGGGGCTTCTATGATGAGACGGGCAACTGGGTTGAGAAGCCCGCCGCTTTTCAAGCCTGGGCGAAGAAAGTGTTTTCAGTGGCACGTAAAGGACTCCAGAGGGATGTTGCCTTGGATGCCTATGTCGGAGAGAACGCCCAGGCGGAACGTCAGCGGGCGGGGCTTAGACTGGTGTCGACTTGAGGTGTGGTTTGATTCGTCGGATGAAGTCCATTTCGGGCCCCGTGCCGCTCACCCTCGATGACACCCTGGCACGCAAACGCGGACTGCTTCACGGTGCTGTGGTTCGCCCAGGAGGGGCACGTTCTCTACGAGCATCCCTTGCGGCCCTGGTATAGGCACAAGGTACGTCCCTCCTTCGCCGACATGCAGGCAGCGGCTTGCGCTTCGGCCAAAAGTGCGAAACTCGAACTCAGAGGCTGCATCGACCCCGGCCCTCTCCTCGAAGTGGAAGAGGGCGGGTCGTAGCACCGGAACTCAGGAGCCCGTGGCGGCCAGCTCGCGCAGCTGCGGCGCCGCCGAGAGGAACTTCAGCTCCGGGTGCTTCTCCTCGGCGTGCTGCAACGCCCAGTCGTCCCGGAAGAGCACCAGCGGCAGTCCGTCACGGTCCTGCACCGTCTGCCGGTTGCCCTCCCAGTCGAAGCTCTTCGGATCGAAGTTCGGCCCCACCACCCACCGCGCGTGGCTGAACGGCAGCCGGTCCAGCATGATGCGAGCGCCGTACTCGTGCTCCACCCGGTACTGCAGCACCTCGAACTGCAGCGCTCCCACCACGCCCACGATGGGATCCTTCATCCCCATCCCGAGCTGCTGGAAGATCTGCACCGTGCCCTCCTCGGAGAGCTGCTCCAGGCCCTTCTCCATCTGCTTGCGCCGCAATGGATCCTTCGAGCGCACGATGGCGAAGTGCTCCGGGCTGAAGCGCGGCACGCTGTCGAACAGCAGATCCTCGCCCTCGCAGAGCGTGTCCCCGATGCGGAACATGCCCGGGTCGAACAGACCGATGACGTCCCCGGGCCACGCGTCCTCGATGGCCGTGCGCTCGGCCGCCATGAACTGGCTCGGCTTGGCCAGGCGCACGTCCTTGCCCAGCCGCGAGTGGAACGCGCTCATCCCCTTGACGTACCGGCCCGACACCACCCGCATGAACGCGATGCGGTCGCGGTGCGCCGGATCCATGTTCGCCTGGATCTTGAACACGAAGCCCGCGAACTTCGGGTTCGTGGGCTCGCGCGGCCCGTTCTTCGTCTGACGCGACGTGGGGGCCGGCGCCAGCTCCAGGAAGTGGTCCAGGAACGGCCGCACGCCGAAGTTCGTCATCGCGCTGCCGAAGAACATCGGCGTGAGCTGACCCGTGGCCACCTTCTCCCGGGTGAACTCGTCCCCGCCGATGTCCAGCAGCTCGATCTCCTCCTTGAGCGTGGCCAGCTCGCGCTCGGTGAGGACGGAGTGGATGTCCGGCGAGTCGATGGACACGGAGCGCTCGGCCACCTCGGACTCGCCGTGACGGCCCTCCGCGGAGAAGACGTGCACCACCTTGTTCTGCCGGTCATACACGCCCCGGAACTCCGGCCCCATGCCGATGGGCCAGTTCATCGGGTAGGCGCGGATGCCGAGCACCTGCTCCAATTCGTCCATCAGCTCGAGCGGCGCGCGGCCGAAGCGGTCGAGCTTGTTGACGAAGGTGAAGATGGGGATGCCGCGCATGCGGCACACCTTGAAGAGCTTCTTGGTCTGCGGCTCGACGCCCTTGGCGGCGTCGATGAGCATCACCGCCGAGTCCGCCGCCGCCAGGGTGCGGTAGGTGTCCTCGGAGAAGTCCTGGTGGCCCGGGGTGTCCAGCAGGTTCACCGCGTGGCCCCGGTAGGGGAACTGGAGCACCGAGGAGGTCACGGAGATACCGCGCTCCTTCTCCAGCTCCATCCAGTCGCTCGTGGCGTGGCGGCTCGCACGGCGAGCCTTCACACTGCCAGCGAGGTGGATGGCGCCACCGTAGAGCAGCAGCTTCTCGGTGAGGGTCGTCTTACCCGCGTCGGGGTGGGAGATGATCGCGAAAGTGCGCCGACGGGCGACTTCCTGGTCGAGCTCGGATGCCATATCGGGAAGGGAACTATCACGGGGCGTGTGTTTTTTCGCGGGGTTCCGTCCGTATGAGGCGTCCCCCCGGGGAGCATCCAGGCACACAGCCCCCCCTCCATACGCCATGTACGTCCCCGCTCCCTCTGGGAGAGGGTCGGGGTGAGGGTCTACGACCTGCTCCGGCCCCCCTTTCGCCTACAGCCTGTTGCTGCACCGGACGGCATACCTGTTCTGCCTGCTGCTGCCGTTCGGACTGGCTGGGCGAGCCGGTGCCCGAGCCGCTGACGCCCAAGGGGTTCCTGCTGCAATGAGGCGCGAGGGGCTCGATCGCACGGCCCCCCACCCTGCCTACGAGCCGACCCCGCCTCCGCCCTTCCCGCCTGCCCCCCTCGGGAGGTATGCACCGGGGCAATGAAGCACGACGAGACAGCCCAGACACTCCCAGCCGATGCACCGCCGACCGCCTTGTCGCTGGACGAGGTGCGCCGATGCACGCAGCTCATCGAGGCGATCGTCAAGGACCGCGTCCTGCTGATGCGTCTCCCGGAGGAGGACCGGATCGCGCTCCTGACCGCTGCGGGCAACATGGTGCACCCGGAGCGCGACGCGAAGTCGCGGCTCGCGAAGGCGCTGAGGCACGAGCGCAAGAAGACGAAGCGCGAGCACGACCGCAACGTCCGCGCGACGACGGAGATCCGCACGCTGCGCCGCTCCCCCGTGTTCACGGTGCCGCAGCTTCCTCCGCCGCCGCCCACGGAGACGGGTCCGGAGCGCATCCTCGAGAACCCGCGCCGGTGCTACGTCTGCAAGGCGGAGTACCGGAAGCTGCACTTCTTCTACGACATGATGTGCATCGAGTGCGGGGACTTCAATTACGCGAAGCGGACCCAGCGGGCGCCGCTGTCCGGAAAGGTCGCGCTGCTCACCGGCGCGCGCGTGAAGATCGGCTTCCAGGCGTCGTTGATGCTGCTGCGCTCGGGTGCGCGGGTGATCGCCACCACGCGGTTTCCCAAGGACGCGGCGTATCGCTACGCGCAGGAGCCGGACTTCTCGTCCTGGTCGCACCGGCTGCACATCCATGGCCTGGACCTGCGGCACGCCCCCAGCGTCGAGCTCTTCGCGCGGCACATCGAGCAGACGCACCAGCGGCTGGACATCCTCATCAACAACGCGGCGCAGACCGTGCGCCGTCCGCCCGGCTTCTACGCGCACCTGCTGGAGGGCGAGCTGCGCCCCATCGAGGATCTCCCGCCCGAGCTGCGCCCGCTCCTCACCGGACACGAGGAGTGCGTCGCGGCGGTGCAGCCGGCCCTGGCCGCGGGCGGCGTCGACCCCTCGACGCTCGTGCCCACGTGGCGCAGCAGTGATCCCGCGCTCGGCATCCACTCGTCCGCCGCGCTGTCGCAGCTGCCGTACGTGCTCGAGCAGGAGGGCGACACGAGCGCCCTCTTCCCCCAGGGCCGGCTGGACGCGGACCTGCAGCAGGTGGATTTGCGGACGATGAACTCCTGGCGGATGAAGCTCGCGGAAGTCCCGACGGCCGAGATGCTGGAGGTCCACCTGGTGAACGCGGTGGCGCCCTTCATCCTCTGCGGGAAGCTGAAGCCGCTGATGATGCGGGACCGCTCCAAGCCCGGCCACATCGTGAACGTCTCCGCGATGGAGGGAAGCTTCTCGCGCGGGACGAAGACGGACAAGCATCCGCACACGAACATGGCCAAGGCCGCGCTGAACATGATGACGCTGACCTCCGCGCCGGACTACGCGAAGGACGGCATCTACATGAACGCGGTGGACACCGGCTGGGTCACGGATGAGGACCCGGTGGTGCACGCGGAGCGCAAGCAGCAGGAACTCGACTTCCAGCCGCCGCTGGACATCGTCGACGGCGCGGCGCGCGTGGTGGATCCGGTCATCTACTCGGAGAACACCGGCCAGTACGTGTGGGGCAACTTCTTCAAGGACTACCGCCACACCGCCTGGTGACGGCGGAGCGGGAGCCGCACGAAAACGTTGCAGGGAGCTCACAATGGAGCGGGTACCGTACGGCCCGACGCCATGAGACATCCCGACACGAATGCCATGAAGCGAGCGAGCCACGTGCTCGCCGCGACCCTGATGTTGGTGGGAGGAGGAGCACGCGCGGAGACCTCCGGCCCAACCTCCCCCGCGCGCCACGAAGTCAGCGTAGGCGCCACCTCGTTTCTCACCCTTGCCTCGTTGGGCTCCACGGAGACGCAGCTCACCCTGGATGTCGCCTGGCACTACACGCTGGGCATGGGAGCGAGGCCGCGGAGCGTGCGGCTGACGGCGGGAGTCCGCGTGGGCCCGCCGGGTAGCGCCGAGCTGCCACTGGAGGGCTACGGGCGTGTGGAGCTGGTGGCGCGGGTGGGACCCTGGGTGCCCGCGATGGGCCCGGAAGTGGGAGTGAGCGGCTTCACCCACCTGAGTCGCTACAGCGAGAGCCCCGCCTACCCCCGAGGCGTTCGCGGAGTGGTGCAGGAGCGCCTGGGACTCACCTATGCCGGCCTCGCGCTCGCGCCACTGCGCTTCCAGCTCGGGCGATTCACCGTCAGCGCCGCGGAGCTACAGGCGGCGACCCCCTTGGAGGACTTCGGCTCGGCCGTCCGCGTCCAGCTCGGCCTGTTGCACCTGGGAGGAACTTTTTGATGCGCACCATGAGACGGCTCACCCCGCTGTGGATGGCCATGGCCCTGTCAGCGGGCTGCGCCACCGAACCCCTCCCGCTCGACGAGGCACGAATGCCTGGCCTGCCGGAGCTCTCCGCTGCCGTGGATGAGGTGCGGCTGAGGAACACGGTGGAGGAGGTGGTGGCCGCGCACCGGAGCGACACGCCGCTGGACTGCACGCGCCTCGGCATCCCCGACGCCACCGAGGACAACCCCTTCTGTCACCACACGCGGGAGAAGGCGCGTGAGTACATGCACCGCGAGCTCCAGGAGCTGGGCTACACCGTGAACGACCAGGTGTCGCGGGATGGCGAGCTCGACGTCGCCAATGTGGTCGCGGAGAAGCGGGGCACACGCTTCCCGGACGAGGTGGTGCTGGTGGGCGCGCACTACGACGCCTTCTACGCGGGGGCCGATGACAACTCCACCGGAGTGGCCGCGGTGCTGGAGCTGGCGCGCGTCCTGTCGGCCCACTCCTTCGAGCGGACCGTGCGCTTCGTGGGCTTCGACCTGGAGGAATTCGGACTGGTGGGGAGCACCCGGTACGTGAACGAGCAGGTGAAGGGCGAGAAGGTGGTGGTGGCCCTCATCCTCGACAGCATCGGCTACCGGGACACCACGCCCGGCTCGCAGCAGTCGGTGCCACCGCTCTCCTTCCCCTCGGCGGCGGACTTCATCCTCGCCACCACCAACGCGGACTCCTCCCAGCAGGCCGATGAGCTGTGGGCGCTCAACCAGCGCCTGGGACTCACCCGGGTGATGACGCTCGGCGCGCCGGGCAATGGAAACGGACCGGCGACCGGAGACCTCATGCGCAGCGATCACGCCCCCTTCTGGCTGGCAGGCAAGCCCGCCATCTTCCTGGGAGACACGGCCGACCTGCGCAGCCCCCACTACCACCAGCCCACGGATACACCGGACACCGTCGACTTCGAGTTCGTCGCAGAGGTGGTGCGGTTGTCGGCCGTATCGCTCGCCTACTGGGCGGGAGGTGTCCAATGAAGGCGCCTGTGTTGGGGCTGCTGCTCGGCGCCCTGTGCCTCCTCCCCTCCCTCGCCAGCGCACGGGAACCGGGCGCCCACCAGCTCTCGGTCTATCTCCGCGGCGGCGTCTCGGCCGTGCTCGCGCCCTCTCGGGCCATGGGCGGCCTGGGTGTGGGCGTGGGCGTACGCGACGTGCTGAAGGACCGGTTCATCCTCCAGGCGGACGCGAGCTATCTCACGCTGCTCGGGCACGTGGGTGAGGTGCGCCTGGGGGCGGGCGTGCAACGTGGGGGCACGTGGTCGCCCGCGGCGCTCGCCACGGTGTCCCTGCTGATGGGGGATGCCCTGACGACACGCACCGAGACCATCCCCCGGTCACCCCGAGGACCGGCCGGAGCGCTCGGGGTGACGCTCGCGCCGCTGCGCTTCTGCATGGAGGGAGGCAGCTGCGTGTCGGTGCTGGAGCTGGGCGTGGGCTATGGGACGGACTTCGCCACCGCGGGCCCCTCGCTCCAGGTCGGATTGATGGAGATGGGACTGGCCTTCTGAAGCAGGGGCGCGCCTCAGCTGCTCGCGGAGGTGTAGCGGCTGATGGCGCGCAACCACACCCGGCGGGAGATGAACGCGAAGAGGATGGAGCCCACCACCGCCCACAGCAATGACGTCCACGGCAGCCGCCCCAGCATCGCCTGCGCCGGGAAGGTGGTCATCACCGCCAACGGAATCACGAAGGTGAAGACGAAGGACAGCACCCCGCGGAACACCGGGGCCGGCCAGCGCGCCGCATCGAAGATGGACGTGAAGAAGTACGTCAGGTTGTCCACCTTCACCACGTAGAAGGCGGCGGCCACCGTGAGGATCCACAGCGAGTAGAGCAGCAGCACGCTGGTGCCCAGCAGCACCAGGGAGACCAGCACGCCCACGGGTGACGGGGTCCGCCCCAGCAGGTGGAAGCCGTAGACGAAGATGCTCAGCGCCGCCACCACGTTGATGGCGCGCCACGGCAGGAAGCGCTCGGTGGACACCAGGAACTGCGCGTCCGCGGGCTTGAGCAGCACGAAGTCCAGCGTCCCCTTGCGGATGTGCTCCACCACGCCGGTGAGGCTGGGGTTGATGGCTCCCTCGAGGATGCCCTGCAGCAGCGTGAACCAGCCGATGACCAGCAGCGACTCGCCGAAGGTCCACCCCTCGATGTTCTGCTGCTGGGCCTGGAAGACGACGAACAGGGGAACCAGCGTGGTGGCCGTCCAGAAGATGGAGATGAGGCCGTCGATGAGGAAATCCCCGCGGTACTGCATCGCGAGCAGGCTGGAGGCCCGGAGCCGGACACCGAGCAGGCGCAGGTAGCGGTGCAGCATCTCCCTACCCTCCAAAGGCCGCGAAGCGCTTGAGGCCCCGCTTCCAGAGTCCGACCGCCACCAGCAGCATCAACCCCACCCACAGCCACTGACGCGCCAGCAGTCCGAGCGCCTCGCCGAAACCGTGCGCGTTCGTCATCAACTCCACCGGCAGGCCAATCTGATAGCGGAAGGGCAGCCACTCCAGCAGCCAGCGCAGCGCGGAAGGGAAGAGATCCACCGGATACAGGTAGCCGGAGAACACGAAGAAGAGCGCGACCCACACGTCCATCAGCTTGGTGCTGCTCTCCATGTAAAGGCTCATGGTGCCGATGGCCACGTTGGCCAGGAAGGTGATGAGCCATCCCCCCGCGAGCGACACGAAGAAGAAGACCCAGCCCCACGCCGTCTGGGGCACGGAACCGGCGCCCACCTGGTACACGGAGAAGAGCGTCACCGGCACCACCAGGAACAAGCGCATGGGGAAGGAGCCCAGGTTCTCCGCCGCGTAGCACCACAGCGGCGACACGGGACGCAGCAGCCGCATGGCCAGCGTGCCCTGGCGCACCTCGAAGTTGATCTGCCAGGCCGCCCAGGCGCCCGTCATCTGCCGCACCACGAAGGCGGCCAGGAAGTAGCGCACGAAGTCCCCGGAGCCATAGCGGCCCACGGGCGAGTAGCGCGCCACGGCCGTCCACAGCGCCATGGAGATGAACGGCATGGTGGTGGACAGCACCCAGACGAACATCTCCGCCCGGTAGGCCACCGCCTCGGAGATGCCCACCCGGAGCAACGTGGGGAAGGCACGCAGGGTGCTCCGCACGCTCATGAGCCCACCACCCCGCGCCGCGCCTTGCTCTCGGCGAACAGCTCGCTCATGACCTCCTCCAGGGGCGCGTTCTCCACCGTCAGGTCCTGCACCGGCAGGCTGGAGAGCGCCCGGCTCACGGTGGTGTTGACGGCCTCCTGCGGCACCTGCAGCACCGCCGTGACGTTGTCATGCGTCACCACCTTGCCCAGCGCCGTCAGCGTGGCCGCGTCCACCACCTGGTTCATGCGCAGCACCACCCGCTTCTCCGGCCGCACCCGCTGCACCAGCGCGTCCAGGCCTCCGTCGTACGACAGCATCCCCTTGTCGATGACGATGACCCGCGGACACAGCGCCGCCACGTCGTCCATGTAGTGGCTGGTGAGGATGAGCGTGGCCCCGTACCGCTCGTTATAGGACTTGATGAAGCTCCGCATCGTGGCCTGCATGGACACGTCCAACCCGATGGTGGGCTCGTCCAGGAAGAGCACCTTGGGGCGGTGGATGAGCGCCGCCGCCAGCTCGCACTTCATCCGCTCGCCCAGCGACAGCTGCCGCGTCGGCTTGGAGATGAGCTCCCCCAGGTCCAGCAGCCCCACCAGCTCGTCCAGCGTCTGCTTGTACTGGGCACGCGGGACGTCGTAGATGGCGCGGTTGAGCTCGAACGTCTCGGCCGGTGGCAGGTCCCAGATGAGCTGTTGCTTCTGCCCCATCACCAGCATGATCTTCTTGAGGAACAGGTCCTCGCGGTGGCGGGGAACATGACCATCCACCAGCACCTCGCCGCTCGACGGGTGGAGCAGCCCCGAGAGCACCTTGAGGGTCGTCGTCTTCCCCGCCCCGTTGGGGCCGAGGAAGCCCACGCGCTCGCCGGGCTTTATCTCGAAAGAGATGCCATCCACGGCCTTCACGGTGGTGTAGGTACGGTGGAAGACGGAGCGGAGGGCGGCCATGAGGCCGGGCGGGCGTTTGTGGACCTGGTAGTGCTTGCGCAGGTCTCGGACGGAAATCATTGGGACAGGGTTTAACGCGGTTGCCTGGAAGAGGCGACCCTTCGTTGGAAGGCAGGGTTGGATGAGTGGCGCATACGGCAAGGACCTGGAGCGGTGGATACCGCGGCTCATCGCCGTATGGCGGGAGGCCCGGAAGAAGGGGGACGGTCCCGAGACGCGCCTGACGCCCCAGGAAGTGAAGGAGGTGGGCGCGGGGGTGAAGCAGCTCTCCCTCGGGCTCACGCGTGACCGGAAGCTCGCCGGAGCCCGGTACATGGATGACCCCAGGCTGCTGGGTGCCTACCTGCTCTTCTACTGGCCCGTCTCCTACGCCCAGGCGCGCGAGGCGCTCGGGGAGCTGCCCAACCGGCCCCGCACCGCGCTCGACCTCGGGAGCGGACCGGCCCCGGTGGCCTTCGCCGCGCTGGACGCGGGAGCCTCGGAGGTGACGGCGGCGGACCGGAGCAAGCCGGCGTTGACGCTCGCCCGGGCGCTCGCCGCGGAGGCGGGCGAGGCACTCGCCACCCGGGAGTGGGACCCCACGCGCAAGGCGGCCCCGCCGGAGGGCAAGTACGACCTCATCACCATGGGCCATGTCCTCAACGAGCTGTACGGCGCGGGGGACGAGGCGGTGAAGCCGCGCGCGGCGCTGCTGGAGCAGGTGCTGGCGCAGGTGAAGCCGGGGGGGAGCCTGCTCGTGCTGGAGCCCGCGCTGCGCGAGACGTCCCGGCTGCTGCTGAAGGTCCGCGACGTGATGGTGGAGAAGGGCTACGCCATCCGCGCGCCGTGCATGTACCGGGGGGCCTGCCCCGCGCTGGTGAAGGAGAGCGACTGGTGCCATGCGGAGCGCGAGTGGCCGATGCCACGGGTGGTGGAGGAGATCGCCCGGGCGGCGGGGCTGCACAAGGAATCGCTGAAGATGAGCTACCTGGTGCTGGCGCCCAAGGGCGAGGGCTGGCCGGAGCCGCGGACGGATCGGCTGTTCCGCATCGTCTCCGAGTCGCTCGAGGGCAAGGGGCGGCAGCGCTACATCGGCTGCGGACCCGAGGGCCGCATGGGCCTGGCGATGCAGGAGAAGCACCGCACGGAGAAGAACGAGCGCTTCCTCAAGCTGAACCGGGGAGACGTCATCTCGGTGACGAACACGGAGGCGAAGGGAGACGGACTCGCCCTGGATGACACCTCGGAGGTGCGGGTGGTGGCCTACGCGGGCAAGGGCATCCCCCCGGAGCCCAAGGGGACCTGAGCCCGCGTGGGAGGGGCGGGTGGCACGGACCTACGCGAGCGGGAGCTCCAGCGTGGCCGTGGCCCCCTTCCCCGCCCCGTCGCTCTCCAGCAGGAGCCCGCCTCCCAGCAGCTTCGCGGCCAGCGCGCTCGAGTGCAGGCCGAAGCCGTGGCCATCCCTGCGCGTGGTGAAGCCGTGCGTGAAGAGCCGCTCGCGGAGCTCCGGCGAGAAGCCCATGCCGCTGTCCACCACCTGGATGCGAGCCACCTTCTCCCCGAGGGTGAGCCGCACGAGCATGTGCCGCTGTTCCACGGGCACCCCATCCAGGGCGTACTTGGCGTTGCTGATGAGGTTGATGAGGATCTGCAGCACCTTGTGCCTGTCCACCCGCACCTTGCAGGAGGACGAGAGCTCGCGGGTGACGGTGACACCGTGGCGCTCGAGCGCCGCCCTCTGGATGCGCAGCGCGTCCTCGGCGAGCTGGGACAGCTCGCATTCGTCGATGAGGAGCGCGGTCTTCGCGTAATTCTGCTGCACCTGGACGATGGAGCGGATGTGCTCGACATGCCAGCCCATCTCCGCCAGGCCCCCCCGCAGGCTCGTCTGCTCGCGGAGGAGCTCCTCGGTGAGGGCGGCGAAATAGTCCGGCAGCTGGAGCCCGCGCGGATCCTTCGTGAAGAAGTCCGCCAGGCCTCCCCGGTGCTCCTCGAGCAGCGCGGAGAGCTGCTTCAGCCGGACCAGACGCGAGGTGGCCATGGTCCCGCGCATCACCTCGAGGTTGACGACGGCGCTGGTGAGGACATTGCCCACGTTGTGCAGCACGTTGGAGGCGATCTCGGACATGCCCACCTCGCGCGCGGTGTCCACCAACCGGGCCTGGGCCTCCTTGAGCTCCCGGGTGCGCGCCTCCACCCGGGCCTCGAGCTCGTCGTTGGCGCGGCGCAGGGCCGACTCGGCGTGCTGGACCTCGGCGTACAGGCGCGCGTTCTCGATGGAGATGACGGCCTGCGAGGCGAGGTGTCCGAGCAGCGAGAGGCGCTCCGGAGTGAAGGCCTCGGTCGCCAGCTCGTTCTCCAGGTACAGCACGCCGTAGAAGTGCTCCTTGCGCAGCAGCGGGAGGCAGAGCACCGACCGCGCCCGGCCTCGCGCGAGGTATTCGTCGGCCGAGAAGGGATGGGGCCGCGAGGCATCACCGATGAGCACGTGCTCCCGCGTGCGCTTGACGTAGGCGATGAGCGTCCACGGCAGCGCCTGGGGCGCGTCCTCTTCCGGCAGGAGGAGGGGCTCTCCCGGTGAGGCGCCGGAGATGGCCGCCACGGGAAGCTTGTCACCCCGGGCGAGCAGCAGGGCCCCGCGCTGGGCTCCCGCGTTCTCGATGGCCACCTGCATGAGGGTGGTCACCAACCGCTCCAGCACGATCTCCCCGGAGATGGCCTGCTGGGCCTTCACCAGGGAGAGGGCGTCGATCCGCGTCGACGAGCTCGTATCGCCTTCCGGCGCGTCCTCCGCGAGCACGAGGTTCGGCCACCGGGCTTCCAGGTGCCGCACCTTGCCCAGGGCGCCCCAGCGCAGGTACGCCTCCCGGGCCGAGCGCGCATAGGCATCGGCGATGGTCGGGAAACGCCGCTCGCGCCAGAAGTTCGCCGCGAGCTCGCTCGCGAGCCCGACGTTCTGGATGAAGCCATGCTCCCGGGCCGATTGGACCGCGTCCTCATAGGCGCGCGCCGCGTCCTCGCTCCGGCCCGTCACCCGGGCCAGCTCCGCGGATACCATCCGCTCGGGCGCGAGGAAGTTCTCCTGGCAAT contains:
- a CDS encoding ABC transporter ATP-binding protein, which produces MISVRDLRKHYQVHKRPPGLMAALRSVFHRTYTTVKAVDGISFEIKPGERVGFLGPNGAGKTTTLKVLSGLLHPSSGEVLVDGHVPRHREDLFLKKIMLVMGQKQQLIWDLPPAETFELNRAIYDVPRAQYKQTLDELVGLLDLGELISKPTRQLSLGERMKCELAAALIHRPKVLFLDEPTIGLDVSMQATMRSFIKSYNERYGATLILTSHYMDDVAALCPRVIVIDKGMLSYDGGLDALVQRVRPEKRVVLRMNQVVDAATLTALGKVVTHDNVTAVLQVPQEAVNTTVSRALSSLPVQDLTVENAPLEEVMSELFAESKARRGVVGS
- a CDS encoding ABC transporter permease, whose amino-acid sequence is MSVRSTLRAFPTLLRVGISEAVAYRAEMFVWVLSTTMPFISMALWTAVARYSPVGRYGSGDFVRYFLAAFVVRQMTGAWAAWQINFEVRQGTLAMRLLRPVSPLWCYAAENLGSFPMRLFLVVPVTLFSVYQVGAGSVPQTAWGWVFFFVSLAGGWLITFLANVAIGTMSLYMESSTKLMDVWVALFFVFSGYLYPVDLFPSALRWLLEWLPFRYQIGLPVELMTNAHGFGEALGLLARQWLWVGLMLLVAVGLWKRGLKRFAAFGG
- a CDS encoding small ribosomal subunit Rsm22 family protein, translated to MSGAYGKDLERWIPRLIAVWREARKKGDGPETRLTPQEVKEVGAGVKQLSLGLTRDRKLAGARYMDDPRLLGAYLLFYWPVSYAQAREALGELPNRPRTALDLGSGPAPVAFAALDAGASEVTAADRSKPALTLARALAAEAGEALATREWDPTRKAAPPEGKYDLITMGHVLNELYGAGDEAVKPRAALLEQVLAQVKPGGSLLVLEPALRETSRLLLKVRDVMVEKGYAIRAPCMYRGACPALVKESDWCHAEREWPMPRVVEEIARAAGLHKESLKMSYLVLAPKGEGWPEPRTDRLFRIVSESLEGKGRQRYIGCGPEGRMGLAMQEKHRTEKNERFLKLNRGDVISVTNTEAKGDGLALDDTSEVRVVAYAGKGIPPEPKGT